The Tripterygium wilfordii isolate XIE 37 chromosome 5, ASM1340144v1, whole genome shotgun sequence genome window below encodes:
- the LOC119999050 gene encoding glucan endo-1,3-beta-glucosidase 3-like, with translation MAVLLPLLIFFAVSAVSADEDAFIGVNLGTDLSDMPNPTQVVALLRAQNIRHVRLYDADRAMLLALANTGIRVTVSVPNDQLLGIGQSNATAANWVARNVLAHVPATNITTIAVGSEVLTALSNAAPVLVSALKFIHSALVASNLDGQIKVSTPHSSSIILDSFPPSQAFFNRSWDPVMVPLLKFLQSTGSYFMLNVYPYFDYMQSNGVIPLDYALFRPLPPNKEAVDANTLLHYTNVFDAIVDAAYFAMSYLNFTNVPIVVTESGWPSKGDSSESDATVDNANTYNSNLIRHVLNNTGTPKHPGIAVNTFIYELYNEDLRPGSVSEKNWGLFDANGVPVYTLHLTGAGTILANDTTNQTFCVAKPDADKKMLQAALDWACGPGKVDCSTLLQGQPCYDPDTVSAHSTYAFNAYYLKMAKSPGTCDFKGVATITTTDPSHGSCIFPGSRGKNGTFINGTSLAPSSNSIDASSCAVYFRGVGSFTTSVISGLLLMVAVFL, from the exons ATGGCTGTATTGCTGCCGCTGCTAATTTTTTTCGCAGTATCCGCTGTTTCTGCTGATGAAG ATGCCTTCATTGGTGTGAACCTTGGTACAGACCTTTCTGACATGCCAAATCCAACTCAGGTTGTGGCTCTTCTAAGGGCTCAAAATATTAGACATGTCAGGCTTTATGATGCAGACCGAGCAATGCTTCTTGCACTTGCTAACACAGGCATTCGTGTGACCGTGTCAGTTCCTAACGATCAGCTCCTTGGCATTGGTCAATCCAATGCCACTGCAGCCAACTGGGTTGCTCGCAATGTACTTGCCCATGTCCCTGCCACCAACATTACAACCATAGCTGTTGGATCTGAAGTCCTTACTGCCCTCTCAAATGCTGCTCCAGTCTTAGTTTCTGCCTTGAAGTTCATCCACTCTGCCCTTGTTGCTTCTAATCTTGACGGCCAAATCAAAGTCTCCACCCCCCACTCATCTTCGATTATCCTGGATTCCTTTCCTCCTTCCCAAGCTTTCTTTAATCGTTCATGGGACCCAGTCATGGTTCCCTTGCTCAAATTTTTGCAATCCACCGGATCTTACTTTATGCTCAATGTCTATCCATACTTTGATTACATGCAGTCGAATGGTGTGATCCCATTGGACTATGCGCTTTTCCGGCCCCTCCCTCCAAACAAGGAAGCTGTGGATGCCAACACACTCCTGCACTACACTAATGTCTTTGATGCTATTGTTGATGCAGCCTATTTTGCAATGTCCTACCTGAACTTTACTAATGTTCCAATAGTAGTAACTGAATCTGGTTGGCCATCTAAGGGCGACTCTTCTGAGTCAGACGCAACTGTTGACAATGCTAACACGTACAACAGTAACTTGATTAGGCATGTGCTTAACAACACGGGGACACCCAAACACCCGGGTATTGCCGTTAACACTTTTATTTATGAGCTTTACAATGAGGATTTGAGACCTGGATCAGTATCTGAAAAGAACTGGGGACTTTTTGATGCCAATGGGGTGCCTGTTTATACCCTGCATTTGACGGGTGCTGGGACTATATTGGCAAATGATACTACAAACCAGACATTTTGTGTTGCAAAGCCAGATGCTGATAAAAAGATGTTACAGGCAGCATTGGATTGGGCTTGTGGACCTGGGAAAGTTGATTGCTCAACCTTATTGCAGGGCCAGCCCTGTTATGATCCGGATACTGTTTCTGCACATTCAACATATGCTTTCAATGCATACTACCTGAAGATGGCCAAGTCTCCAGGCACCTGTGATTTCAAAGGGGTTGCTACCATCACTACCACTGATCCAA GTCATGGTTCTTGTATTTTTCCGGGAAG TCGTGGGAAAAATGGCACCTTCATAAATGGCACATCACTGGCTCCCTCTTCAAATTCAATAGATGCTAGCAGCTGTGCAGTATATTTCCGTGGTGTCGGTTCTTTCACAACCTCTGTGATCTCAGGGCTTTTGCTTATGGTCGCAGTGTTCTTGTAA
- the LOC119999057 gene encoding uncharacterized protein LOC119999057: protein MFWGGTLSHQLRLRHQRWQISLISSITLSTMKSREGLFKLTASKPRPEILALFGRVAETLRPDGAHFLSHLRPDMNSSIYAATHPELIQNPSGLLGLCISQKLIIGI, encoded by the exons ATGTTTTGGGGAGGAACTCTCAGCCATCAACTCCGTTTGAGGCATCAGAGATGGCAGATATCATTGATTTCCT CCATCACGTTGTCCACTATGAAGAGCAGGGAGGGCCTGTTCAAGCTAACAGCAAGCAAGCCCAGACCAGAGATCCTGGCTCTTTTTGGGAGAGTAGCTGAAACTCTTCGTCCAGATGGAGCACATTTTCTCTCTCACTTAAGACCGGATATGAATTCTTCAATTTATGCTGCTACACACCCAGAGCTGATCCAGAATCCCTCTGGACTGTTGGGGTTGTGCATTTCTCAAAAGCTTATCATTGGCATTTAA
- the LOC119999051 gene encoding F-box protein SKIP28, with product MEVSDAVENQQHQSALPQRIQEAEPAGPPHEALYLVLTYLPSLFEILSMSEVCRSLRDALNTDELAWWNIIIESPLNLILSEDFLTRITSKAKGGVRTLALLNCGKITDDGLQQVLVKNSLITKLYIPWCTGLTPDGVVKAVKTLTCLKSLSINGIYNVKKEHLEMLHSCLCPNPFQQELPPILYHEFRNENLQAFSNRKIDRAIDVEVCPKCDDVRMVFDCPRETCRRTRERSVGQCRGCQICISRCEECGRCVQSDELEDAVCADVLCSDCWLQLPKCSFCNRPYCKSHTNLMRNSSSSQIICDDCDNACEIRTCYD from the exons ATGGAGGTTTCAGATGCTGTAGAGAACCAACAACATCAATCAGCTCTGCCGCAAAGGATCCAAGAAGCAGAACCAGCAGGGCCACCTCATGAAGCTTTGTACCTTGTCTTAACTTACCTTCCTTCTTTGTTTGAGATTCTTTCCATGAGTGAAGTTTGCAGGTCATTGAGGGATGCTCTTAACACAGATGAGCTGGCATGGTGGAATATCATCATTGAAAGCCCTCTGAATCTGATACTTTCTGAAGACTTCTTGACGAGAATCACCTCCAAGGCAAAGGGTGGAGTGAGAACCTTGGCTTTGCTCAATTGTGGAAAGATTACAGATGATGGGCTTCAACAAGTTCTAGTGAAAAACTCTCTTATCACCAAG CTATATATACCATGGTGCACCGGCTTGACCCCCGACGGAGTCGTTAAGGCTGTGAAGACACTAACATGTTTAAAGAGTTTGAGCATTAATGGCATCTACAATGTGAAGAAGGAACACCTGGAAATGCTTCACTCTTGTCTTTGCCCAAACCCATTCCAGCAGGAGCTGCCGCCCATCTTATATCATGAGTTTAGAAATGAGAACTTGCAAGCATTCAGTAATAGAAAGATTGATCGAGCGATTGATGTCGAAGTCTGCCCAAAATGCGATGATGTGAGGATGGTATTTGATTGCCCAAGAGAGACCTGCAGGCGGACGAGGGAGAGGTCTGTCGGTCAATGTAGGGGATGTCAGATTTGCATTTCAAGGTGTGAAGAGTGTGGGAGGTGTGTGCAGTCTGATGAACTTGAAGATGCTGTTTGTGCAGATGTTCTATGTTCAGATTGTTGGCTGCAGCTTCCTAAATGTAGTTTCTGCAACAGGCCCTACTGCAAGAGCCACACCAACCTGATGCGCAATTCAAGCTCCTCCCAGATTATCTGTGACGACTGTGACAATGCTTGTGAAATAAGGACGTGTTATGACTAG
- the LOC119998441 gene encoding heterogeneous nuclear ribonucleoprotein 1-like, producing the protein MDNNVGTFNKHFGNYGEITDSVIMKDRYSGHPRDFGFITYADPSVVDKVIKDAYIINSFDVFPKFQRGFKKKPVT; encoded by the exons ATGGATAATAATGTAGGTACATTTAACAAGCATTTTGGGAATTATGGTGAGATAACTGATTCAGTGATAATGAAAGATAGGTACAGTGGACACCCTAGGGATTTCGGATTTATTACATATGCTGATCCTTCAGTTGTGGATAAGGTCATCAAAGACGCATATATCATCAATA GTTTTGATGTATTCCCCAAGTTTCAGAGGGGTTTCAAGAAGAAGCCAGTCACCTga
- the LOC119998797 gene encoding protein VAC14 homolog isoform X2, whose translation MAEALSVIPASVLRNLPDKLYEKRKNAALEVEGIVKQLAAAGDHEKISAVITLLTTDYTYSPQANHRKGGLIGLAAATVGLSSEAAQHLEQIVPPVLNSFSDQDSRVRYDACEALYNIAKVVRGDFIIFFNQIFDALCKLSADSDANVQSAAHLLDRLVKDIVTESDQFSIEEFIPLLRERMNVLNPYVRQFLVGWITVLDSVPDIDMLGFLPDFLDGLFNMLSDSSHEIRQQADSALLEFLQEIKNSPSVDYGRMAEILVQRAGSPDEFTRLTAITWINEFVKLGGVQLVPYYADVLGAILPCISDKEEKIRVVARETNEEIRAINADPAEGFDVGAILAIAKRQLSSEWEATRIEALRWISTLLNRHRSEVLCFLNDLFDTLLKALSDPSDEVVLLVLEIHACIAKDPKLFRQLVVFLVHNFRVDNSLLQKRGALIIRRLCVLLDAEKVYRELSTILEGESDLDFASIMVQTYQHAGAVIQLLGEEDINVKFLVQLDKLICLLETPIFAYLRLQLLEPDRHIWLLKALYGLLMLLPQQSSAFKMLQNRLNTVPFFNSEQFRRASSGIAYSQSLHHRSSGSQIEDGDINQDGNFNSQNGINFTSRLHQFEDMQRQHRMHAKTQTQSSNNSTTL comes from the exons ATGGCGGAAGCGCTCTCTGTGATTCCCGCCTCCGTCCTCCGTAACCTTCCCGACAAGCTCTATGAGAAGCGCAAGAACGCTGCTCTCGAg GTTGAGGGGATTGTGAAGCAGTTGGCGGCAGCTGGGGATCACGAGAAGATTTCGGCAGTGATTACTTTGTTGACGACAGACTACACCTACTCGCCACAAGCCAATCACCGCAAG GGAGGATTGATAGGACTAGCTGCTGCAACGGTTGGGTTAAGTTCTGAGGCAGCTCAACATCTAGAG CAAATTGTGCCACCTGTTCTTAATTCCTTTTCTGATCAAGATAGTAGAGTTCGTTATGATGCTTGTGAAGCTCTATACAATATCGCAAAG GTTGTCAGAGGAGATTTTATCATATTCTTTAACCagatttttgatgccttatgtaAACTATCAGCAGACTCAGATGCCAATGTACAAAGTGCTGCCCATCTTTTAGATCGGCTTGTAAAG GACATTGTTACGGAAAGTGATCAGTTCAG CATTGAAGAATTTATACCTTTGTTGAGAGAACGTATGAATGTTCTTAATCCCTATGTAAGACAGTTTTTGGTTGGATGGATCACTGTACTGGACAGTGTTCCAGATATTGATATGCTGGGTTTTCTTCCGGATTTCCTTGATG GTTTGTTTAATATGTTGAGCGATTCTAGCCATGAAATAAGGCAACAAGCTGATTCTGCTCTTTTAGAGTTTCTCCAAGAAATTAAAAACTCCCCA TCTGTAGATTATGGTCGGATGGCTGAAATACTGGTGCAGAGGGCAGGTTCTCCTGATGAATTTACTCGGCTAACGGCTATCACATGG ATAAATGAGTTTGTAAAACTTGGTGGGGTCCAACTTGTTCCTTATTATGCTGATGTTCTGGGAGCTATTCTACCCTGCATATCTgataaagaagagaaaattagaGTT GTTGCTCGTGAAACCAATGAAGAAATTCGTGCTATCAACGCAGATCCAGCAGAAGGATTTGATGTAGGAGCAATTCTTGCTATTGCAAAGAG GCAACTATCGAGCGAGTGGGAGGCTACTCGAATTGAGGCGTTGCGCTGGATATCAACCCTTTTAAACAGACATCGCTCTGAG GTCTTATGTTTTCTAAATGACTTATTTGATACCCTTCTAAAAGCTCTGTCAGATCCGTCTGATGAG GTAGTGCTCCTTGTCCTTGAGATTCATGCTTGCATAGCTAAAGACCCAAAACTCTTCCGGCAGCTTGTTGTCTTCTTAGTTCACAATTTCCGGGTTGATAATTCTCTTCTACAAAA GCGAGGTGCTTTGATAATCCGCCGTCTTTGTGTACTTTTAGATGCTGAAAAGGTCTACCGTGAACTCTCTACCATACTAGAAGGAGAATCTGACCTGGATTTTGCATCTATCATGGTTCAG ACTTATCAGCATGCAGGTGCTGTAATTCAGTTGCTAGGGGAGGAAGACATCAATGTGAAGTTCTTGGTCCAATTGGATAAATTGATTTGTTTGCTTGAAACTCCCATCTTCGCTTATCTTAGATTGCAG CTTCTTGAACCTGATAGACATATATGGTTGTTAAAAGCTTTGTATGGCCTTCTGATGTTACTTCCTCAG CAAAGTTCCGCCTTTAAGATGCTACAAAATCGTTTAAACACTGTACCGTTCTTCAACAGTGAGCAATTTAGGCGAGCATCTTCAGGGATTGCCTACTCTCAAAGTCTACATCACAGGTCAAGTGGATCACAAATTGAGGATGGTGACATAAACCAAGATGGAAATTTCAATTCACAGAATGGAATTAACTTCACCTCGAGGCTGCATCAATTTGAGGACATGCAACGGCAGCACCGAATGCATGCGAAAACACAGACGCAGTCCAGCAACAATTCAACAACATTGTAA
- the LOC119999053 gene encoding ubiquitin-conjugating enzyme E2 variant 1B-like, whose translation MGSEGSSVVVPRNFRLLEELERGEKGINNGTVSYGMDDADDILMQSWTGTIIGPPNTVHEGRIYQLKLFCGKDYPDNPPSVRFQTRINMTCINQESGVVEPSLFPMLANWQRECTLEDILTQLKKEMMSPQNRKLAQPPEGNEEARIDQKGLVLKCCIM comes from the exons ATGGGCTCTGAAGGATCTAGTGTTGTTG TTCCTAGGAATTTCAGATTATTGGAGGAGCTTGAAAGAGGAGAAAAGGGAATTAATAATGGAACAGTCAGCTATGGCATGGATGATGCTGATGATATTTTAATGCAGTCCTGGACAGGAACTATTATTGGTCCTCCCAAC ACTGTTCACGAGGGGCGCATTTACCAGTTGAAATTGTTCTGCGGCAAGGATTATCCTGACAATCCACCTAGTGTAAGGTTCCAAACTCGGATAAACATGACATGCATCAACCAGGAAAGTGGAGTG GTTGAACCAAGTCTTTTCCCCATGCTTGCTAATTGGCAAAGGGAATGTACATTGGAAGACATATTGACGCAGTTGAAGAAAGAAATGATGTCTCCACAAAACCGTAAGCTAGCTCAGCCTCCTGAAG GGAATGAAGAGGCACGAATTGATCAAAAGGGGCTAGTGCTCAAGTGTTGTATAATGTAA
- the LOC119998797 gene encoding protein VAC14 homolog isoform X1 has protein sequence MAEALSVIPASVLRNLPDKLYEKRKNAALEVEGIVKQLAAAGDHEKISAVITLLTTDYTYSPQANHRKGGLIGLAAATVGLSSEAAQHLEQIVPPVLNSFSDQDSRVRYDACEALYNIAKVVRGDFIIFFNQIFDALCKLSADSDANVQSAAHLLDRLVKDIVTESDQFSIEEFIPLLRERMNVLNPYVRQFLVGWITVLDSVPDIDMLGFLPDFLDGLFNMLSDSSHEIRQQADSALLEFLQEIKNSPSVDYGRMAEILVQRAGSPDEFTRLTAITWINEFVKLGGVQLVPYYADVLGAILPCISDKEEKIRVVARETNEEIRAINADPAEGFDVGAILAIAKRQLSSEWEATRIEALRWISTLLNRHRSEVLCFLNDLFDTLLKALSDPSDEVVLLVLEIHACIAKDPKLFRQLVVFLVHNFRVDNSLLQKRGALIIRRLCVLLDAEKVYRELSTILEGESDLDFASIMVQALNLIFLTSSELKELRDLLKQSLVNAAGKDLFVSLYASWCHSPMAIISLCLLAQTYQHAGAVIQLLGEEDINVKFLVQLDKLICLLETPIFAYLRLQLLEPDRHIWLLKALYGLLMLLPQQSSAFKMLQNRLNTVPFFNSEQFRRASSGIAYSQSLHHRSSGSQIEDGDINQDGNFNSQNGINFTSRLHQFEDMQRQHRMHAKTQTQSSNNSTTL, from the exons ATGGCGGAAGCGCTCTCTGTGATTCCCGCCTCCGTCCTCCGTAACCTTCCCGACAAGCTCTATGAGAAGCGCAAGAACGCTGCTCTCGAg GTTGAGGGGATTGTGAAGCAGTTGGCGGCAGCTGGGGATCACGAGAAGATTTCGGCAGTGATTACTTTGTTGACGACAGACTACACCTACTCGCCACAAGCCAATCACCGCAAG GGAGGATTGATAGGACTAGCTGCTGCAACGGTTGGGTTAAGTTCTGAGGCAGCTCAACATCTAGAG CAAATTGTGCCACCTGTTCTTAATTCCTTTTCTGATCAAGATAGTAGAGTTCGTTATGATGCTTGTGAAGCTCTATACAATATCGCAAAG GTTGTCAGAGGAGATTTTATCATATTCTTTAACCagatttttgatgccttatgtaAACTATCAGCAGACTCAGATGCCAATGTACAAAGTGCTGCCCATCTTTTAGATCGGCTTGTAAAG GACATTGTTACGGAAAGTGATCAGTTCAG CATTGAAGAATTTATACCTTTGTTGAGAGAACGTATGAATGTTCTTAATCCCTATGTAAGACAGTTTTTGGTTGGATGGATCACTGTACTGGACAGTGTTCCAGATATTGATATGCTGGGTTTTCTTCCGGATTTCCTTGATG GTTTGTTTAATATGTTGAGCGATTCTAGCCATGAAATAAGGCAACAAGCTGATTCTGCTCTTTTAGAGTTTCTCCAAGAAATTAAAAACTCCCCA TCTGTAGATTATGGTCGGATGGCTGAAATACTGGTGCAGAGGGCAGGTTCTCCTGATGAATTTACTCGGCTAACGGCTATCACATGG ATAAATGAGTTTGTAAAACTTGGTGGGGTCCAACTTGTTCCTTATTATGCTGATGTTCTGGGAGCTATTCTACCCTGCATATCTgataaagaagagaaaattagaGTT GTTGCTCGTGAAACCAATGAAGAAATTCGTGCTATCAACGCAGATCCAGCAGAAGGATTTGATGTAGGAGCAATTCTTGCTATTGCAAAGAG GCAACTATCGAGCGAGTGGGAGGCTACTCGAATTGAGGCGTTGCGCTGGATATCAACCCTTTTAAACAGACATCGCTCTGAG GTCTTATGTTTTCTAAATGACTTATTTGATACCCTTCTAAAAGCTCTGTCAGATCCGTCTGATGAG GTAGTGCTCCTTGTCCTTGAGATTCATGCTTGCATAGCTAAAGACCCAAAACTCTTCCGGCAGCTTGTTGTCTTCTTAGTTCACAATTTCCGGGTTGATAATTCTCTTCTACAAAA GCGAGGTGCTTTGATAATCCGCCGTCTTTGTGTACTTTTAGATGCTGAAAAGGTCTACCGTGAACTCTCTACCATACTAGAAGGAGAATCTGACCTGGATTTTGCATCTATCATGGTTCAG gctttgaatttgatttttcttacaTCTTCCGAATTGAAAGAGCTTCGAGACCTTCTAAAACAGTCTCTGGTGAATGCTGCTGGGAAAGATTTGTTCGTGTCTTTGTATGCTTCATGGTGTCATTCACCTATGGCCATTATAAGCCTGTGCTTATTAGCTCAA ACTTATCAGCATGCAGGTGCTGTAATTCAGTTGCTAGGGGAGGAAGACATCAATGTGAAGTTCTTGGTCCAATTGGATAAATTGATTTGTTTGCTTGAAACTCCCATCTTCGCTTATCTTAGATTGCAG CTTCTTGAACCTGATAGACATATATGGTTGTTAAAAGCTTTGTATGGCCTTCTGATGTTACTTCCTCAG CAAAGTTCCGCCTTTAAGATGCTACAAAATCGTTTAAACACTGTACCGTTCTTCAACAGTGAGCAATTTAGGCGAGCATCTTCAGGGATTGCCTACTCTCAAAGTCTACATCACAGGTCAAGTGGATCACAAATTGAGGATGGTGACATAAACCAAGATGGAAATTTCAATTCACAGAATGGAATTAACTTCACCTCGAGGCTGCATCAATTTGAGGACATGCAACGGCAGCACCGAATGCATGCGAAAACACAGACGCAGTCCAGCAACAATTCAACAACATTGTAA
- the LOC119999096 gene encoding E3 ubiquitin protein ligase RIE1, translating to MSSTDTSTAASDMHAPLLRPRQDPSSASPTRPATLALLIGRATGRRGPSMMVRETAARELEERRVDWGYSKPVVALDMFWNSAFVAVSVAMLIVTVHERPNTPIRLWICGYALQCLVHVVLVWLEYRRRNERRAQDEDTTQGMQNELGPNGNDSEDDGARNRSSSRSSVTKHCESVNTMVSFLWWMVGFYWIVSGGDILLQKAPHLYWLAVVFLAFDVFFAIFCVVLACLIGIALCCCLPCIIAILYAVAGQEGASEADICILPKYRFQALNNDEKPGVGAGKMIPVETSSEYLAYERILLTEDAECCICLSSYEDGAEIHALPCNHHFHSACIVKWLKMNATCPLCKYNILKGSEV from the exons ATGTCCTCCACAGACACTTCCACCGCCGCATCTGATATGCACGCGCCTCTGCTGCGTCCCCGCCAGGATCCTTCCTCTGCATCCCCGACGCGTCCTGCCACCTTGGCACTCTTAATCGGCCGGGCCACTGGCCGCCGAGGCCCGTCCATGATGGTCCGCGAGACGGCGGCGCGGGAGCTGGAGGAGCGGAGGGTGGACTGGGGCTACTCGAAGCCTGTTGTAGCATTGGATATGTTTTGGAACTCCGCCTTCGTAGCGGTCTCCGTGGCTATGCTTATTGTGACGGTCCATGAGCGGCCCAACACGCCGATCCGACTTTGGATCTGCGGGTACGCGCTTCAGTGCCTGGTGCACGTTGTTTTGGTGTGGCTGGAGTATCGTAGGAGGAACGAGAGGAGGGCCCAGGACGAGGACACGACCCAGGGGATGCAGAACGAGCTGGGGCCAAATGGCaatgatagtgaagatgatggTGCTAGAAATAGGAGCTCCAGCCGATCAAG TGTGACCAAACACTGTGAATCAGTGAATACAATGGTATCATTTCTCTGGTGGATGGTTGGCTTTTATTGGATAGTTTCTGGTGGAGACATCCTACTGCAAAAAGCTCCACACTTGTACTG GTTGGCTGTGGTCTTTCTGGCATTTGACGTGTTCTTTGCAATCTTCTGTGTTGTTTTGGCTTGTTTGATTGGGATTGCTCTCTGTTGCTGCTTGCCATGCATTATAGCCATCCTTTATGCTGTTGCTGGACAG GAAGGTGCTTCGGAAGCTGATATCTGTATCCTTCCAAAATACAGATTTCAAGCATTAAACAATGATGAGAAGCCTGGAGTCGGAGCAGGGAAAATGATTCCTGTAGAAACAAGTAGTGAATACTTGGCATATGAACGTATACTTTTAACTGAGGATGCG GAATGTTGCATATGCCTTAGCTCATACGAGGATGGCGCAGAGATCCATGCACTCCCTTGCAACCATCATTTCCATTCTGCGTGCATTGTTAAATGGCTGAAGATGAATGCAACATGCCCTCTCTGCAAGTATAACATTCTCAAGGGAAGTGAAGTTTGA
- the LOC119999054 gene encoding NHP2-like protein 1 isoform X2 — protein sequence MTVEAVNPKAYPLADAQLTITIMDLVQQAANYKQLKKGANEATKTLNRGISEFVVMAADTEPLEILLHLPLLSEDKQALGRACGVTRPVIACSVTSNEGSQLKSQIQQLKDAIEKLLI from the exons ATG ACGGTGGAAGCAGTGAACCCCAAAGCCTACCCACTCGCAGATGCGCAGCTCACAATAACAATTATGGATCTTGTCCAACAAGCTGCTAACTACAAGCAGCTCAAGAAGGGTGCCAATGAAG CGACGAAGACCCTGAACAGAGGTATCTCTGAGTTTGTGGTGATGGCTGCAGACACCGAGCCCCTTGAGATTCTCCTCCATCTTCCTTTGCTCTCTGAGGATAAG CAAGCTCTTGGTCGCGCATGTGGAGTCACAAGACCTGTCATTGCGTGTTCAGTTACATCTAATGAGGGTAGCCAATTGAAATCCCAAATACAACAGCTCAAG GACGCCATCGAAAAGCTCTTAATCTAA
- the LOC119999055 gene encoding uncharacterized protein LOC119999055, which produces MPLEWVVLGYAAAAEAIMVLLLTIPGLDGLRRGLTAVTRNLLKPFLSVVPFCLFLLMDIYWKYETRPSCEGDSCTPSEHLRHQKSIIKSQRNALLIASALIFYLLLYSITNLVVRIEQLNQRVERLKR; this is translated from the coding sequence ATGCCTCTCGAGTGGGTTGTTTTAGGCTACGCAGCGGCTGCAGAGGCCATCATGGTCCTCCTCCTCACGATCCCTGGCCTCGACGGCCTCCGGAGGGGCCTCACCGCTGTTACTCGCAACCTCCTCAAGCCGTTCCTTTCGGTGGTGCCTTTCTGTTTGTTTCTGCTTATGGACATCTATTGGAAGTACGAGACGCGGCCGAGCTGCGAGGGTGACTCCTGCACTCCGTCAGAGCACCTCCGCCACCAGAAATCTATCATCAAGAGCCAGCGAAACGCGTTACTGATCGCCTCCGCTTTGATTTTCTACTTGCTCCTGTATTCGATTACTAATCTGGTAGTCAGGATCGAGCAGCTCAATCAGCGGGTGGAGAGGCTTAAAAGATAA
- the LOC119999054 gene encoding NHP2-like protein 1 isoform X1, whose protein sequence is MTVEAVNPKAYPLADAQLTITIMDLVQQAANYKQLKKGANEATKTLNRGISEFVVMAADTEPLEILLHLPLLSEDKNVPYVFVPSKQALGRACGVTRPVIACSVTSNEGSQLKSQIQQLKDAIEKLLI, encoded by the exons ATG ACGGTGGAAGCAGTGAACCCCAAAGCCTACCCACTCGCAGATGCGCAGCTCACAATAACAATTATGGATCTTGTCCAACAAGCTGCTAACTACAAGCAGCTCAAGAAGGGTGCCAATGAAG CGACGAAGACCCTGAACAGAGGTATCTCTGAGTTTGTGGTGATGGCTGCAGACACCGAGCCCCTTGAGATTCTCCTCCATCTTCCTTTGCTCTCTGAGGATAAG AACGTACCTTATGTATTTGTTCCTTCAAAGCAAGCTCTTGGTCGCGCATGTGGAGTCACAAGACCTGTCATTGCGTGTTCAGTTACATCTAATGAGGGTAGCCAATTGAAATCCCAAATACAACAGCTCAAG GACGCCATCGAAAAGCTCTTAATCTAA